One genomic segment of Vulpes vulpes isolate BD-2025 chromosome 2, VulVul3, whole genome shotgun sequence includes these proteins:
- the LOC140597899 gene encoding uncharacterized protein isoform X1, giving the protein MAGAGAGSTRSQGPAALGAARVLPAGRASAARKRRSPGDPPWGSARLRAPGPSAGAGTGFHAPRALVGRPRPPRAALDGAEPAGAGGRRAGGPGPGPGSGAVGARAPGVHHGAWRSAPGAGPGRPGAGGGASLRRAAGRASVSLRSSGAVAGFHAPGAPAVRRVNLQSVRGGTRGFLTKSEFLGEKERTDPNRATAAGFPLRLALWAAPASPHSSRRFQGVLPAERLCGAHAVAVITVISGTGVSVSQEGGKILSGFIAGTRRAQEQKWLTVWEQKRIIKEGPSPGHQVQSNNRESRGSGRGWRQSVPRGGPTGRTLPRGWSPKPTQGKDFVRRKYSLLCLLSEGPLVNVWR; this is encoded by the exons ATGGCCGGCGCCGGGGCGGGGTCGACGCGCTCCCAGGGTCCCGCCGCTCTCGGGGCCGCGCGGGTGCTGCCGGCGGGGCGCGCCTCTGCGGCCCGGAAGCGCCGGTCACCTGGGGACCCGCCGTGGGGCTCCGCGAGGCTCCGCGCCCCGGGCCCGTCTGCGGGCGCCGGGACGGGCTTCCACGCGCCCCGCGCCCTGGTGGGGCGACCGCGGCCGCCGCGAGCTGCACTGGACGGCGCAGAGCCCGCGGGAGCCGGGGGCCggagggccggggggccggggccggggccggggagcggcGCGGTCGGAGCGCGGGCCCCTGGGGTGCACCACGGCGCTTGGCGGTCGGCTCCGGGTGCGGGGCCGGGCCGGCCCGGGGCGGGTGGTGGCGCGAGCCTCCGCCGAGCGGCCGggagagcctcagtttccctccggAGCAGCGGGGCAGTAGCCGGGTTTCACGCCCCCGGGGCGCCCGCGGTCAGGCGGGTAAACCTGCAAAGCGTCCGGGGCGGGACTCGGGGCTTCCTCACGAAAAGTGAGTTcctgggagagaaggaaaggaccGACCCCAACAGGGCGACTGCGGCCGGATTCCCCCTTCGCCTCGCACTCTGGGCCGCACCCGCGTCTCCGCACAGTTCACGCCGCTTCCAGGGCGTCCTCCCTGCCGAG CGCTTGTGTGGAGCTCACGCTGTGGCTGTAATTACTGTAATCTCGGGAACAGGCGTCTCAGTTAGCCAGGAGGGTGGCAAA ATTTTGTCAGGTTTCATAGCAGGAACGAGGAGGGCTCAAGAACAAAAGTGGTTGACGGTGTGGGAACAGAAAAGAATAATCAAAG AGGGCCCTTCACCAGGACATCAGGTGCAGAGCAACAACAGGGAATCGCGGGGGTCGGGGCGCGGGTGGAGGCAGTCAGTCCCCCGAGGAGGACCTACTGGCCGCACGTTGCCCAGGGGCTGGTCTCCAAAACCAACACAG
- the FZD8 gene encoding frizzled-8 encodes MEWGYLLEVTSLLAALALLQRSSGAAAASAKDLACQEITVPLCKGIGYNYTYMPNQFNHDTQDEAGLEVHQFWPLVEIQCSPDLKFFLCSMYTPICLEDYKKPLPPCRSVCERAKAGCAPLMRQYGFAWPDRMRCDRLPEQGNPDTLCMDYNRTDLTTAAPSPPRRLPPPAPGEQPPSGSGHGHGRPPGARPPSRGRGGGGGDAAAAAAPPSRGGGGGGGGGGGGKARPPGGGPAPCEPGCQCRAPMVSVSSERHPLYNRVKTGQIANCALPCHNPFFSQDERAFTVFWIGLWSVLCFVSTFATVSTFLIDMERFKYPERPIIFLSACYLFVSVGYLVRLVAGHEKVACSGGAPGTGGSAGAGGAAAAAAGAGAAGAGAGGAGGRGEYEELGAVEQHVRYETTGPALCTVVFLLVYFFGMASSIWWVILSLTWFLAAGMKWGNEAIAGYSQYFHLAAWLVPSVKSIAVLALSSVDGDPVAGICYVGNQSLDNLRGFVLAPLVIYLFIGTMFLLAGFVSLFRIRSVIKQQGGPTKTHKLEKLMIRLGLFTVLYTVPAAVVVACLFYEQHNRPRWEATHNCPCLRDLQPDQARRPDYAVFMLKYFMCLVVGITSGVWVWSGKTLESWRALCTRCCWASKSAPGGGGAAAGSAGGPGGAGGGGPGGGAGSLYSDVSTGLTWRSGTASSVSYPKQMPLSQV; translated from the coding sequence ATGGAGTGGGGCTACCTGCTGGAGGTGACCTCGCTGCTGGCCGCCCTGGCGCTGCTGCAGCGCTCGAGCGGCGCGGCGGCCGCGTCGGCCAAGGACCTGGCGTGCCAGGAGATCACCGTGCCGCTGTGCAAGGGCATCGGCTACAACTACACGTACATGCCCAACCAGTTCAACCACGACACGCAGGACGAGGCGGGCCTGGAGGTGCACCAGTTCTGGCCGCTGGTGGAGATCCAGTGCTCGCCCGACCTCAAGTTCTTCCTGTGCAGCATGTACACGCCCATCTGCCTGGAGGACTACAAGAAGCCGCTGCCCCCGTGCCGCTCGGTGTGCGAGCGCGCCAAGGCCGGCTGCGCGCCGCTCATGCGCCAGTACGGCTTCGCCTGGCCCGACCGCATGCGCTGCGACCGGCTGCCGGAGCAGGGCAACCCCGACACGCTGTGCATGGACTACAACCGCACGGACCTGACCACGGCCGCGCCCAGCCCGCCGCGCCGCCTgccgccgccggccccggggGAGCAGCCGCCGTCCGGCAGCGGCCACGGCCACGGCCGCCCGCCCGGGGCCAGGCCCCCGTcccgcggcaggggcggcggcggcggggacgcggcggcggcggcggcgcccccctcgcgcggcggcggcggcggcggcggcggcggcggcggcgggaaggCGCGGCCCCCTGGCGGCGGCCCTGCGCCCTGCGAGCCGGGCTGCCAGTGCCGCGCGCCCATGGTGAGCGTGTCCAGCGAGCGGCACCCGCTCTACAACCGCGTCAAGACCGGCCAGATCGCCAACTGCGCGCTGCCCTGCCACAACCCCTTCTTCAGCCAGGACGAGCGCGCCTTCACGGTCTTCTGGATCGGGCTGTGGTCCGTGCTGTGCTTCGTGTCCACCTTCGCCACCGTGTCCACCTTCCTCATCGACATGGAGCGCTTCAAGTACCCTGAGCGGCCCATCATCTTCCTGTCCGCCTGCTACCTCTTCGTGTCCGTCGGCTACCTGGTGCGCCTGGTGGCGGGCCACGAGAAGGTGGCGTGCAGCGGCGGCGCGCCGGGCACGGGCGGCTCGGCAggtgcggggggcgcggcggcggcggcggcgggcgcgggcgcggcgggcgcgggcgcgggcggcgcgggcgggcgcggcgaGTACGAGGAGCTGGGGGCGGTGGAGCAGCACGTGCGCTACGAGACCACGGGCCCCGCGCTGTGCACCGTGGTCTTCCTGCTCGTCTACTTCTTCGGCATGGCCAGCTCCATCTGGTGGGTGATCCTGTCGCTCACCTGGTTCCTGGCGGCGGGCATGAAGTGGGGCAACGAGGCCATCGCCGGCTACTCGCAGTACTTCCACCTGGCCGCGTGGCTGGTGCCCAGCGTCAAGTCCATCGCCGTGCTGGCGCTCAGCTCCGTGGACGGCGACCCGGTGGCCGGCATCTGCTACGTGGGCAACCAGAGCCTGGACAACCTGCGCGGCTTCGTGCTGGCGCCGCTCGTCATCTACCTCTTCATCGGCACCATGTTCCTGCTGGCCGGCTTCGTGTCGCTGTTCCGCATCCGCTCGGTCATCAAGCAGCAGGGCGGCCCCACCAAGACGCACAAGCTGGAGAAGCTCATGATCCGCCTGGGCCTCTTCACCGTGCTCTACACGGTGCCCGCCGCCGTCGTCGTGGCCTGCCTCTTCTACGAGCAGCACAACCGCCCGCGCTGGGAGGCCACGCACAACTGCCCGTGCCTGCGGGACCTGCAGCCGGACCAGGCGCGCCGGCCCGACTACGCCGTCTTCATGCTCAAGTACTTCATGTGCCTGGTGGTGGGCATCACCTCGGGCGTGTGGGTCTGGTCGGGCAAGACGCTGGAGTCGTGGCGTGCCCTGTGCACCCGCTGCTGCTGGGCGAGCAAGAGCGCCCCGGGAGGCGGGGGCGCGGCCGCAGGGAGCGCGGGGGGAcctgggggcgccgggggcgggggcccgggcggcggggcggggtccCTCTACAGCGACGTCAGCACCGGCCTGACGTGGCGATCGGGCACGGCCAGCTCCGTGTCTTATCCAAAACAGATGCCGTTGTCCCAGGTCTGA